The following proteins are encoded in a genomic region of Lachnospiraceae bacterium KM106-2:
- a CDS encoding dihydroxyacetone kinase family protein — protein sequence MVIKTIDAKTLQKMFLAGAQSIEAQKEYINELNVFPVPDGDTGTNMTLTIMSAAKEVGSVEDPTMENLAKAISSGSLRGARGNSGVILSQLFRGFTREIKEVEVIDVFVMSNAFQKAVETAYKAVMKPKEGTILTVAKGGAEKALELVEKTDDLVVFCDEVLKYMDEVLQKTPDMLPVLKEAGVVDSGGQGLVTVLKGAYDALMGKEIDIKITPKKANVAANTETSSAPADIKFGYCTEFIVMVEKAYDMDKEHEFKSYLESIGDSIVVVSDDDIIKVHVHTNDPGLAIQKALTYGSLTKMKIDNMREEHEEKLIKDAEKKAAEQKAAEEEKAKSEPRKETGFISVSIGEGINEIFKGLGVDYIIEGGQTMNPSTEDMLNAIDKINADNIFILPNNGNIILAAEQAATLVEDKNIIVVPSKTVPQGITAIINYAYDKSAEENKERMIEEMSRVKTGQVTYAVRDTVMDGFTINEKDIMGIGDKKIMAVGKNVDDTTLELVKAIMDEDAELVSLYYGEDVTEEAANALSEKIAENYPDVDIEVQYGGQPIYYYVLSVE from the coding sequence CGGTGATACAGGTACTAATATGACATTAACAATTATGTCAGCAGCGAAGGAAGTTGGAAGTGTTGAAGATCCAACAATGGAAAATCTTGCAAAAGCAATTTCAAGTGGTTCCCTTCGTGGTGCAAGAGGTAATTCAGGTGTTATCTTAAGCCAGTTATTCCGTGGTTTCACAAGAGAGATCAAAGAAGTTGAAGTAATTGATGTATTTGTAATGTCAAATGCATTCCAAAAAGCGGTTGAAACTGCATATAAAGCTGTTATGAAGCCTAAAGAAGGAACAATCCTTACAGTAGCTAAAGGCGGCGCAGAAAAAGCATTAGAACTAGTTGAGAAAACTGATGATCTTGTAGTATTTTGCGATGAAGTTTTAAAATATATGGATGAAGTTCTTCAAAAGACTCCAGATATGCTTCCTGTATTAAAAGAAGCAGGTGTTGTAGATAGTGGCGGTCAAGGACTTGTAACCGTATTAAAAGGTGCATACGATGCTTTAATGGGAAAAGAGATCGATATTAAGATCACTCCTAAGAAAGCAAATGTAGCAGCCAATACAGAGACAAGCAGCGCTCCAGCAGATATTAAATTCGGATATTGTACTGAATTCATCGTTATGGTTGAAAAAGCATACGATATGGACAAAGAACATGAATTCAAATCTTATCTTGAGTCAATTGGTGACTCAATTGTGGTTGTAAGTGACGATGATATCATCAAGGTTCACGTACATACCAATGATCCTGGATTAGCTATCCAGAAAGCATTGACGTACGGTTCCTTAACAAAGATGAAGATTGATAACATGCGTGAAGAACATGAAGAAAAATTGATCAAAGATGCTGAAAAGAAAGCTGCTGAACAAAAAGCAGCGGAAGAAGAAAAAGCTAAAAGTGAACCTCGTAAAGAAACAGGTTTTATCAGCGTTTCTATCGGTGAAGGTATCAATGAAATCTTCAAAGGACTTGGTGTTGACTACATTATCGAAGGTGGTCAGACAATGAATCCAAGTACAGAAGATATGTTAAATGCAATTGATAAGATCAATGCAGATAATATTTTCATTCTTCCGAACAATGGAAATATCATTTTAGCAGCAGAACAAGCAGCTACGTTGGTAGAAGATAAGAATATCATCGTTGTTCCATCTAAGACAGTACCTCAAGGTATTACTGCTATCATTAACTATGCTTATGATAAGTCTGCCGAAGAAAATAAGGAACGCATGATTGAAGAAATGAGCAGAGTAAAGACTGGACAAGTAACATATGCAGTACGTGATACTGTTATGGACGGCTTTACGATCAATGAAAAAGATATCATGGGTATTGGCGATAAAAAAATTATGGCTGTTGGTAAAAATGTAGATGATACTACATTAGAATTAGTAAAAGCTATAATGGATGAAGATGCTGAATTAGTAAGTCTTTACTATGGTGAAGATGTAACAGAGGAAGCAGCCAATGCATTATCTGAAAAGATTGCCGAAAATTATCCTGATGTAGACATAGAGGTACAATATGGCGGACAGCCAATTTACTACTATGTATTATCAGTAGAATAA
- a CDS encoding ATP-dependent DNA helicase RecG yields the protein MRYEESIGAIKGIGQKTEDSYHRLGIETVGDLVEFYPRNYDIYEEIVPIATVEEEEVVTIQGSFHQSVSQKKVRGLTIVSGRLFDYSGSIMVTWFNMPFLGKQLKLGSHYIMRGKVQRKNGMLVIDQPVLMTEQVYTNKLGVLQPIYPLTKGITNNGILKAMTAALKELEFPKDYLPKKVRDQYGLIEQKKAIKTIHFPKNKDDMIEARKRVVFDEFFIFTLAINRLKEAKAVTHNHFVMHPVKEVDEILASLPYRLTNAQLRAFDDIKKDMSGDVMMNRLVQGDVGSGKTIVAALALCMAAKNGYQSTLMVPTEVLAKQHYESLTELYEPFGIKVCLLVGSMTAKEKRVAYEAIKNHEVDVIVGTHALIQDKVEYDKLALVITDEQHRFGVKQRETMANKGESPHVLVMSATPIPRTLAIIVYGDLDLSVIDELPANRLPIKNCVVNTNYRETAYRFIEKEVMAGRQAYVICSMVEESETMEAENVVEYTEKLRQALSPSIQIEYLHGKMKASEKNEIMERFSNGEIQVLVSTTVIEVGVNVPNSTVMMVENAERFGLAQLHQLRGRVGRGKYQSYCIFVSGTKKKDTMQRLEILNKSNDGFYIAEEDLKLRGPGDLFGIRQSGLLEFKMADVFQDAAILGMAAKAAKELTSEETMEVERMEGIMNRIERYVGTILL from the coding sequence TTGAGGTACGAGGAATCCATTGGAGCAATAAAAGGGATTGGACAGAAGACAGAAGACAGTTATCATCGATTGGGAATCGAAACTGTTGGAGACCTTGTAGAATTTTATCCTAGAAATTATGATATTTATGAAGAAATCGTTCCGATCGCAACCGTAGAAGAGGAAGAGGTTGTAACTATACAAGGAAGCTTTCATCAAAGTGTTTCTCAAAAGAAAGTACGAGGATTAACCATCGTATCAGGACGTTTGTTTGACTATTCGGGGTCGATCATGGTTACCTGGTTTAACATGCCTTTTTTAGGGAAACAGTTGAAATTAGGATCTCATTATATCATGAGAGGAAAAGTTCAACGTAAGAATGGAATGCTTGTTATCGATCAGCCGGTATTGATGACAGAACAAGTATATACGAATAAATTAGGTGTTTTGCAGCCGATTTATCCTCTGACAAAAGGGATAACCAATAATGGGATATTAAAGGCCATGACGGCTGCATTAAAAGAACTAGAATTTCCGAAAGACTATCTTCCTAAGAAAGTAAGGGACCAATATGGTCTGATCGAACAGAAGAAAGCGATCAAGACTATCCATTTTCCAAAAAATAAGGATGATATGATCGAGGCAAGAAAAAGAGTTGTATTTGATGAATTTTTCATCTTCACACTTGCGATCAACCGTCTAAAAGAAGCAAAAGCGGTAACACACAATCACTTTGTTATGCATCCGGTAAAAGAGGTAGATGAAATATTAGCGAGTCTTCCATATCGCTTGACCAACGCTCAGCTGCGAGCTTTTGATGATATTAAAAAGGATATGTCTGGCGATGTAATGATGAACCGTCTCGTACAAGGAGATGTTGGTAGCGGTAAGACGATCGTTGCCGCACTGGCCCTTTGTATGGCTGCAAAAAACGGTTATCAATCGACATTAATGGTTCCGACAGAAGTACTTGCAAAACAGCATTATGAGAGTTTGACAGAGCTATATGAGCCGTTTGGCATCAAGGTTTGCTTATTAGTTGGTTCTATGACAGCGAAAGAGAAGAGAGTTGCTTATGAAGCAATCAAAAATCATGAAGTTGATGTTATCGTTGGAACACATGCCTTGATTCAAGATAAAGTGGAATATGACAAATTAGCTCTAGTTATTACTGATGAACAACATCGATTCGGTGTTAAGCAAAGAGAGACGATGGCGAATAAGGGAGAAAGTCCTCATGTTTTAGTAATGAGTGCGACTCCAATTCCTCGTACATTAGCGATCATTGTATATGGGGATCTTGATCTGTCAGTGATTGATGAATTACCAGCAAACCGTCTTCCAATTAAGAATTGTGTCGTAAATACAAATTACCGAGAGACTGCTTATCGATTTATTGAAAAAGAAGTCATGGCAGGAAGGCAAGCTTATGTTATCTGTTCCATGGTGGAAGAAAGTGAAACGATGGAAGCAGAAAACGTAGTGGAATATACGGAAAAGCTTAGACAAGCGTTAAGTCCTTCCATTCAGATCGAGTATCTGCATGGTAAGATGAAGGCTAGTGAAAAGAATGAAATTATGGAACGATTTAGTAATGGCGAAATTCAAGTCCTTGTATCGACAACAGTAATCGAAGTAGGTGTAAATGTTCCAAATTCAACTGTGATGATGGTAGAGAATGCAGAACGATTTGGTTTAGCGCAGTTGCATCAGCTCCGTGGACGAGTTGGAAGGGGCAAGTATCAATCTTATTGTATCTTCGTCAGCGGAACGAAAAAGAAAGATACGATGCAGCGTTTAGAGATATTAAATAAGTCAAATGATGGATTTTATATTGCGGAAGAGGATTTAAAATTAAGAGGACCGGGAGATTTATTCGGTATTAGGCAGAGTGGTCTTCTTGAGTTTAAAATGGCAGATGTCTTCCAAGATGCTGCGATTCTCGGCATGGCGGCGAAGGCAGCAAAAGAACTTACCAGCGAAGAAACCATGGAAGTAGAACGCATGGAAGGAATTATGAATCGTATTGAACGTTATGTTGGTACAATTTTATTGTAA
- a CDS encoding AAA ATPase, central region — protein sequence MEQLSYRNEELLKMAKMNYDILTKYCTCFEDGGYWEKPNEILKQGIIEVLDTYLQSLLYELAIDSNRFHESERRFIIDVVKNPVLIEGTQEIDEESLAKVSKKMKQAPPILLQLSGLYDHENHEKVTCVFFDCILNLLLAFVYLDAKVATLEYKYIQAYYERAARFIDPMAVRQHLNSRYIFKKISDQDIIPDENKFGPTVSEIREEAKVSAEAPTKQEEKDTSEQAMECKSKLALDELLEELDSLIGLKEVKEQVNTLINLIKVRNMRKDYDMPNMDMTFHMVFTGNPGTGKTTVARLIAKIFKELGLLSKGTLTEVDRSSLVAGYVGQTAIKVTEVVNKALGGVLFIDEAYALATHNAGGNDFGTEAIDTLVKMMEDHREDLIVIVAGYKEEMQQFLDANTGLVSRFNKFIEFKDYTSEELLEILNVMANKSGFCLDDKTQEICLAYFKEFNPEKLKKYGNARGVRNSFESMVLKQANRIVTLTDPTKEQLSLITTEDLPDEICT from the coding sequence ATGGAACAATTATCATATCGCAATGAAGAATTACTAAAAATGGCGAAAATGAATTATGATATTTTAACGAAATACTGTACCTGTTTTGAAGATGGCGGTTATTGGGAAAAACCTAATGAGATATTAAAACAAGGGATTATAGAAGTTCTTGATACCTACTTACAATCGCTGCTATATGAGTTAGCGATAGATTCTAACCGTTTTCATGAGTCGGAACGACGATTTATTATTGATGTTGTTAAAAACCCAGTTCTCATTGAGGGGACTCAAGAAATTGATGAAGAATCTTTAGCTAAGGTGTCGAAAAAGATGAAACAAGCACCACCAATCCTCTTACAGCTATCCGGGTTATATGATCATGAGAATCATGAAAAGGTAACTTGTGTGTTTTTTGACTGTATTTTAAATCTCTTGCTGGCATTTGTATATTTGGACGCAAAAGTGGCTACGTTAGAATATAAATATATACAAGCTTATTATGAGAGAGCTGCTCGGTTTATCGATCCAATGGCGGTGAGACAGCATTTAAATTCTAGATACATATTTAAAAAAATAAGTGATCAGGACATTATTCCTGATGAAAATAAATTTGGCCCAACTGTTAGTGAAATAAGAGAAGAGGCAAAAGTCTCTGCTGAAGCGCCAACGAAGCAAGAAGAGAAAGATACATCGGAGCAAGCGATGGAATGTAAAAGCAAGCTTGCTTTAGATGAACTGCTTGAAGAACTGGATAGTCTAATCGGGCTGAAAGAAGTGAAAGAACAGGTAAATACTTTGATCAATTTGATCAAGGTGAGAAATATGAGAAAGGATTACGATATGCCAAATATGGATATGACCTTTCACATGGTATTTACCGGTAATCCCGGAACAGGAAAAACTACAGTTGCTAGGTTGATCGCTAAGATCTTTAAGGAACTTGGTCTTTTAAGTAAAGGAACTTTGACAGAAGTAGATCGATCTAGTCTGGTTGCAGGATACGTTGGACAAACGGCGATTAAAGTAACAGAAGTGGTGAATAAGGCATTGGGCGGTGTTCTCTTTATTGACGAGGCCTATGCGTTGGCAACTCATAATGCAGGTGGAAATGATTTTGGTACAGAAGCAATTGATACTTTGGTGAAAATGATGGAGGATCATAGAGAAGACCTGATCGTTATTGTAGCTGGATATAAAGAAGAGATGCAGCAGTTTTTGGATGCAAATACTGGATTGGTATCACGATTTAATAAGTTTATTGAATTTAAAGATTACACCTCGGAGGAACTGCTTGAAATTTTAAACGTAATGGCGAACAAATCGGGATTTTGCCTCGATGATAAGACACAAGAAATTTGCCTGGCTTATTTTAAAGAGTTTAATCCTGAAAAATTAAAAAAATACGGAAATGCCCGTGGCGTTCGAAATTCATTTGAGTCAATGGTCTTAAAACAAGCAAATCGAATTGTAACTTTGACTGATCCTACAAAGGAACAATTATCTTTGATCACAACGGAAGATCTTCCGGATGAAATCTGTACTTAA
- a CDS encoding small acid-soluble spore protein, beta-type SASP yields the protein MSTGRNRVEVPEAREAMDRFKFEVANELGVPLKNGYNGDLTSYQNGSVGGYMVKKMIREQEKMMAGK from the coding sequence ATGTCAACTGGTAGAAACAGAGTTGAAGTTCCAGAAGCAAGAGAAGCGATGGACAGATTCAAATTCGAGGTTGCTAATGAATTAGGCGTACCATTGAAAAATGGATACAATGGGGATTTAACTTCCTACCAAAATGGTAGTGTTGGCGGATACATGGTAAAGAAAATGATCCGTGAGCAAGAGAAAATGATGGCAGGAAAGTAG
- a CDS encoding ribosomal RNA small subunit methyltransferase D, with product MRVIAGKARRLQLKTVESMAVRPTTDRIKETLFNMINTDVCDCLFLDLFAGSGAIGIEALSRGAKSVTFVEKDSLALSCIRENLKTTHLEEDAVIMAADVLSAINTLDKKQQAYDIIFMDPPYNKLLEKDVLEQLENSSVINEDTLIIVEASLETDMDYVENMNYEIIKEKMYKTNKHIFVKKANA from the coding sequence ATGCGAGTTATAGCAGGTAAAGCACGAAGATTACAGCTTAAGACAGTAGAAAGTATGGCTGTAAGACCAACCACAGATCGTATTAAAGAAACGTTATTTAACATGATCAATACGGATGTTTGTGATTGTTTATTTTTGGATTTATTTGCCGGTAGTGGGGCAATTGGTATAGAGGCTCTTAGCCGTGGTGCTAAGTCAGTTACATTTGTTGAAAAGGATTCTTTGGCATTAAGTTGTATTAGGGAAAACTTAAAGACAACACATTTAGAAGAAGATGCAGTGATCATGGCTGCTGATGTATTATCAGCGATCAATACATTAGATAAGAAACAGCAGGCATATGATATCATATTTATGGATCCGCCATATAATAAGCTGCTTGAGAAAGATGTTTTAGAGCAGTTGGAAAACTCATCTGTGATTAATGAAGATACTCTGATCATAGTGGAAGCATCCCTTGAAACAGATATGGACTATGTGGAAAACATGAATTATGAAATTATAAAAGAAAAAATGTATAAAACGAATAAGCATATATTTGTAAAGAAGGCAAACGCGTAG
- a CDS encoding phosphopantetheine adenylyltransferase, which yields MRVGIYPGSFDPVTLGHLDIILRSSKMFDKLIIAVLKNSSKTPLFSDDERVKLLQMVTSNIPNVEIESFDGLTVDFAKEKNAIAIVRGLRAVSDFEYELQIAQTNHKIYPEIDTIFLTTSLEYSYLSSSIVREIASYGGDISQFVPEKILPLVYKKYEKDR from the coding sequence ATGAGAGTCGGAATTTATCCTGGAAGCTTTGATCCAGTGACGCTCGGGCATTTAGATATTATCTTACGTTCCTCTAAAATGTTTGATAAATTGATTATTGCTGTCTTAAAAAATAGTTCAAAGACACCTTTGTTTTCAGATGATGAACGTGTCAAACTATTGCAGATGGTAACTTCTAATATACCTAATGTTGAAATAGAATCATTTGATGGATTAACAGTAGACTTTGCGAAAGAAAAGAATGCAATTGCAATTGTGAGAGGATTACGTGCAGTAAGTGATTTTGAATATGAACTGCAGATTGCTCAGACCAATCATAAGATTTATCCGGAAATTGATACCATCTTTTTAACGACGAGTTTGGAATATTCTTATTTGAGTTCCAGCATAGTCAGAGAAATTGCAAGTTATGGCGGAGATATTTCTCAGTTTGTACCAGAAAAGATTTTGCCATTAGTTTATAAAAAATACGAAAAAGATAGATAA
- a CDS encoding archaeal/vacuolar-type H+-ATPase subunit H — MGASRLEQLIEDIYEFVESCKMQPLSSTKVVVPKDELYDLLDELRLRTPDEIKRYQKIIANRDAIITDAERKANTMLAEAQEKTNELISEHEIMQQAYAQANQIIEEARVEADKILGAANDDAHQIRTGSLAYSEEMLGIVESILQNAYDSTKSKYDQTITSIQDNLNIVKNNKAELTQQLNGPSEEAAVSNDPSNVSEEADYDLDDDYLDDLD; from the coding sequence ATGGGAGCAAGTAGATTAGAACAACTAATTGAAGATATTTACGAATTCGTAGAAAGCTGTAAGATGCAGCCATTATCTTCAACAAAGGTAGTAGTACCAAAGGATGAGTTATATGATTTATTAGATGAATTACGTTTAAGAACACCAGATGAGATCAAGCGATATCAAAAGATCATTGCTAATCGTGATGCCATTATTACAGATGCTGAAAGAAAAGCAAATACTATGTTGGCAGAAGCGCAAGAAAAAACAAATGAATTAATCAGTGAACATGAAATTATGCAACAAGCCTATGCGCAGGCAAATCAGATTATTGAAGAAGCTCGTGTAGAAGCAGATAAGATCTTAGGTGCAGCGAATGATGATGCACATCAGATTCGTACAGGCTCACTTGCTTATTCGGAAGAAATGCTTGGCATTGTGGAAAGCATTCTCCAAAATGCATATGACAGTACAAAATCAAAATATGATCAGACAATTACATCAATTCAGGATAATCTTAATATTGTAAAGAATAATAAAGCGGAATTGACACAACAATTAAATGGACCATCAGAAGAAGCAGCAGTATCTAATGATCCATCTAATGTTTCAGAAGAAGCAGATTACGATTTAGATGATGATTACCTTGATGATTTAGACTAA
- a CDS encoding membrane protein — translation MSTQNYLFSTKKILALLALALLIILLGFPNAALSGAKSGLLLWFNVVTPTLLPFIIVSNLIINLNLTRYIAKICYPIFHFIYRISPTACYPALIGMLSGLPVGAKACADLVKKGSISTSEGQYLLTFCNNASPMFIISFVGISTLGLPTRNYIFLLIIYLSAYVTSVIYRLFMPPIYVKNKVHPLHARNIDSPKKISFTALDQAIIDGFDVITKVGGYIIIFSILTQFIIDAVNNTKLHTLLAIGTLEITNGINMIGSATNLNMAIKITLILTIMAFGGCSSIAQTKSVIDGSGLSIKNYTLFKIVNALICSILTLGYLWVFPV, via the coding sequence ATGAGTACGCAAAATTATCTATTTTCAACAAAGAAAATACTAGCCTTACTAGCTCTGGCCTTGCTGATCATCCTGCTTGGCTTTCCAAACGCAGCTTTGAGCGGAGCAAAAAGTGGCCTTTTATTATGGTTCAATGTTGTCACTCCCACCCTGCTGCCTTTTATCATCGTCTCAAACCTGATCATTAATTTAAATCTAACTCGTTATATTGCAAAAATCTGTTATCCTATTTTCCATTTTATTTATCGTATTTCCCCTACCGCTTGCTATCCCGCCCTCATCGGAATGTTAAGCGGCCTCCCTGTTGGAGCAAAGGCTTGTGCAGATCTTGTAAAGAAAGGTTCCATTTCCACTTCAGAAGGCCAGTATCTATTAACCTTTTGTAACAATGCCAGCCCGATGTTTATTATCAGCTTTGTTGGAATTAGTACTCTTGGTCTTCCTACCAGAAACTATATCTTTCTTCTCATTATTTACTTAAGTGCTTATGTAACGTCAGTTATCTATCGGCTGTTTATGCCACCGATCTATGTAAAGAATAAAGTACATCCACTTCATGCCAGAAACATTGATTCGCCAAAGAAGATCAGCTTTACAGCACTAGATCAAGCGATCATAGATGGTTTTGATGTTATTACCAAAGTTGGTGGATACATCATCATTTTCTCTATTCTGACTCAATTTATCATTGATGCAGTCAACAATACCAAACTCCATACCCTACTTGCGATCGGTACTTTAGAGATCACCAATGGCATTAATATGATCGGTTCTGCCACTAATCTGAATATGGCCATAAAAATAACCCTAATCCTAACAATAATGGCCTTTGGCGGATGTTCTAGCATTGCTCAGACCAAAAGTGTTATTGATGGATCAGGGTTATCCATTAAAAATTATACATTATTTAAAATCGTAAATGCATTGATATGTTCTATACTAACACTTGGATACTTATGGGTGTTTCCTGTTTAG
- a CDS encoding two-component response regulator, translating into MYKVALYDTDKKIISQMEYFFKIHVTNFELNIFENGEELLESLKNSEYYELIILGIGLTSGNNGITLAQQIRQLDVDSNIVFISNLECYYYEAFEVEPLRFYKKPIDWKRFKGMLQVLTERLDKTNKYFFFKKENAIHKIRISDIIYFESQRRIINIVTKQGEFSYYDKLDSVEEYIKKRNNNFIRIHKSFFVNSYHITKFEYAKVHMDNDAILPISENKRIKIRDEFMEFIGGSVCGRSKSC; encoded by the coding sequence ATGTACAAGGTCGCTTTATACGATACGGATAAAAAGATTATTTCTCAAATGGAATATTTCTTTAAAATACATGTAACCAATTTTGAACTAAATATTTTTGAAAATGGTGAGGAACTACTAGAGTCACTCAAGAATTCAGAGTATTATGAATTGATAATATTAGGGATTGGACTTACTAGTGGAAATAATGGGATTACGCTAGCACAGCAGATACGTCAGTTGGATGTTGACAGTAATATTGTATTCATATCAAATTTGGAGTGTTATTATTATGAAGCATTTGAAGTAGAACCACTGCGTTTCTACAAAAAGCCAATCGACTGGAAGCGATTTAAGGGCATGCTACAAGTCTTGACTGAACGTTTGGATAAGACGAATAAGTATTTTTTCTTTAAAAAAGAGAATGCAATACATAAGATTAGGATTTCGGATATCATTTATTTTGAAAGTCAGAGAAGAATTATTAATATTGTTACAAAACAAGGTGAGTTTAGCTACTACGATAAACTAGATTCCGTGGAAGAGTATATTAAGAAGCGGAACAATAATTTTATCCGGATTCATAAATCATTTTTTGTAAATAGTTATCATATTACAAAATTTGAATATGCAAAAGTACATATGGACAATGATGCAATTTTACCGATCAGCGAAAATAAGCGAATTAAGATCCGGGATGAGTTCATGGAATTTATCGGTGGCAGTGTATGCGGTAGAAGTAAATCTTGCTAA
- a CDS encoding oligoendopeptidase F, with product MKESAKLKRREEISDEFKWAIKDLFQTDDDWKKEYDQVKALAAELSSYQGKLGESAAILTEFLQKSDTMNQLLERVYVYANQKSHEDTTNDTYQNLSELAGKLMVEVSSATSFETSEILAIPDEVIAKFFDENKELNLYRRYIDNILRQKPHILSEAEEKLLAQAGEMSETSDSVFAMFNNADIKFPTIKDEDGSLIDITHGRYAKLIRSKDRRVRKEVFEGYYTPYEQYKNTLAAMYAGNMKTSTFFANVRHYDSALAMALDDSNVPVKVYHQLIETVHQNMDSMYRYVKLRKKLLGLDEIHMYDLYTPIVGDIDMKVPFEEAKETVLKGLSVLGEEYCDILKEGFENSWIDVYENVGKRTGAYSWGAYGTHPYVLLNYNETLDNVFTLAHEMGHAIHSYYSDQTQNFRYASYKIFVAEVASTCNEALLMHYLLNHTTDKKEKAYLINYYLEQFKGTLYRQTMFAEFEKITHEMVDKGEALTSKNLCDIYHKLNELYFGDDIVIDSQIDMEWARIPHFYTPFYVYQYATGYSAAIALSSRILKEGEPAIRDYVNFLKGGSSKDPIDLLKGAGVDMTSSKPVNDALQVFKDLLDEMEELME from the coding sequence ATGAAAGAATCAGCAAAATTAAAAAGAAGAGAAGAAATCAGTGATGAATTCAAATGGGCGATAAAGGACCTTTTCCAAACAGATGATGATTGGAAGAAGGAATACGATCAAGTAAAGGCGCTTGCAGCCGAATTATCTTCCTATCAAGGAAAGTTAGGTGAGTCGGCAGCAATCTTGACAGAGTTTTTGCAAAAGAGCGATACCATGAATCAATTGTTAGAGCGTGTCTATGTTTATGCAAATCAAAAGTCCCATGAAGATACTACGAATGATACGTATCAGAATTTAAGTGAATTAGCTGGTAAGCTAATGGTCGAAGTTTCTAGCGCCACTTCTTTTGAAACATCTGAAATATTAGCAATTCCTGACGAGGTGATTGCAAAGTTCTTTGATGAAAATAAGGAACTTAATCTATATCGCAGATATATCGATAATATTCTTCGTCAAAAACCACATATTTTATCTGAGGCAGAAGAGAAATTACTTGCTCAGGCAGGCGAAATGAGCGAAACATCAGATAGTGTATTTGCCATGTTTAATAATGCGGATATTAAATTCCCAACGATTAAAGATGAGGATGGTTCTTTAATTGATATCACACATGGACGATATGCAAAATTGATCAGAAGTAAGGATCGCAGAGTGCGTAAAGAAGTCTTTGAAGGCTACTATACTCCTTATGAGCAATATAAAAATACATTAGCCGCTATGTATGCTGGTAATATGAAAACAAGTACATTTTTTGCAAATGTAAGACATTATGATTCTGCACTTGCAATGGCATTGGATGATTCTAATGTGCCTGTGAAAGTATATCATCAATTAATTGAAACGGTACATCAGAATATGGATAGTATGTATCGTTATGTAAAATTACGTAAAAAATTACTTGGACTTGATGAAATCCATATGTACGATCTTTATACTCCGATCGTTGGAGATATTGATATGAAAGTACCATTTGAAGAAGCCAAAGAGACAGTTCTAAAAGGACTTTCTGTACTTGGAGAAGAATATTGCGATATTTTAAAAGAAGGATTTGAAAATAGTTGGATTGATGTTTATGAAAATGTCGGAAAACGAACTGGTGCATATTCTTGGGGTGCTTATGGAACACATCCATATGTATTGTTAAATTATAATGAGACTTTGGATAATGTCTTTACATTAGCACATGAAATGGGACATGCTATCCATTCTTATTATTCTGATCAGACACAGAACTTCAGATATGCCAGTTATAAGATTTTTGTAGCAGAAGTTGCTTCTACATGCAATGAAGCACTTTTAATGCATTATCTATTGAACCATACTACGGATAAGAAAGAAAAAGCATATTTAATTAATTATTATTTGGAGCAATTCAAAGGAACTTTATATCGCCAGACAATGTTTGCTGAATTCGAAAAGATCACACATGAAATGGTGGATAAAGGCGAAGCGCTTACAAGTAAAAATCTATGCGACATTTATCATAAATTAAATGAATTATATTTTGGTGATGACATCGTGATCGATTCTCAAATTGATATGGAGTGGGCTAGAATTCCTCATTTCTATACACCATTTTATGTTTATCAATATGCGACTGGTTATTCAGCTGCAATTGCATTGTCTTCAAGAATCCTAAAAGAAGGCGAGCCTGCCATCAGAGATTATGTTAATTTCTTAAA